Proteins encoded by one window of Candidatus Obscuribacterales bacterium:
- a CDS encoding CHAD domain-containing protein yields MKSGSGGSSVRKALEASLSAPYEPHIPPHLAALTWVVSERDTAFTVWDALERELFQLSKKFSSKRVHDARIALRRWDSVWEVLRRDGFESKKFAKKVGKKLQKLLKVLGAARDMDVNIELGSKVGVTKETLDKWKTEQEVLNKKAKKYVKALDVDQLVKDFDKCLNSRARKLSRRLFESSYGQETAYQHLERYLVEQEKAVLDMERSAKTPPELHQLRLGVKSWRFFLAEFFGLTSIGLYKTQQDLGRFNDLTRIGELIKDLPEEMAASEAIKNQNEHAMKLFAKSRKQLPYGLRPTVVSPLI; encoded by the coding sequence ATGAAATCGGGGTCGGGTGGTTCCTCGGTTAGAAAGGCTCTAGAAGCTAGTCTTAGTGCGCCCTATGAACCGCATATTCCACCTCACTTAGCTGCATTGACCTGGGTTGTTTCTGAAAGAGACACCGCTTTTACCGTCTGGGACGCACTTGAGCGCGAACTATTTCAATTGTCGAAAAAATTCAGCTCCAAAAGAGTGCACGATGCTCGGATTGCTTTGAGGCGCTGGGATTCTGTGTGGGAGGTTTTGCGGCGGGATGGATTTGAGAGCAAGAAATTTGCCAAAAAGGTCGGTAAGAAGTTGCAGAAGCTACTAAAAGTATTAGGAGCAGCCCGAGACATGGATGTAAACATTGAACTTGGGTCAAAGGTTGGGGTAACCAAAGAAACTCTTGACAAGTGGAAAACTGAGCAAGAGGTTCTGAACAAGAAAGCCAAGAAGTACGTCAAAGCATTAGATGTTGATCAATTAGTGAAAGATTTCGACAAGTGTTTAAACAGCCGAGCCAGAAAGTTAAGTCGCAGGCTTTTTGAAAGTAGCTATGGACAAGAAACTGCCTATCAGCATCTGGAAAGATATCTGGTTGAGCAGGAAAAAGCCGTCTTGGATATGGAAAGGTCGGCAAAAACGCCACCCGAGCTGCATCAACTGCGTCTGGGAGTAAAGTCTTGGCGATTTTTCCTGGCTGAATTCTTTGGCTTGACCAGTATTGGGCTTTACAAAACGCAGCAGGATTTAGGACGTTTTAACGATTTGACGCGCATTGGCGAGCTTATTAAGGACTTACCAGAGGAAATGGCGGCTTCTGAAGCTATCAAGAACCAGAACGAGCACGCCATGAAACTGTTTGCCAAAAGCCGCAAGCAGCTTCCATACGGCTTACGCCCCACTGTAGTATCGCCACTTATTTAA
- a CDS encoding tetratricopeptide repeat protein — protein MPQKSCLIAVSLLLSFGFALPTVAQPPATNPAKEVEKPAANPAGFEEHMTLAADLFKKEKIEEAIKEFEAALALDPNNVVVENWLGFCHQQLGFNLQRQDKQDPAVAEFEKAIHNFERAVELDDDYAEGHNNLASVYQQLSRNEKAEEEFKKALTLKPDFKEARFNLAYVLAQLKKNDEAIAEFQKVIAADPKFADAYYQVGCLYHKKKDNAKAVEFYNKCLELDSKNAAAITKLGVIELQAGNKEKAFAQFAQALSIDPNFYEAHINQGTIYLDSNDTSKALEKLAKALEINPYDDQVHFQLGRLFFRQQRFKDAIDQLNQAIYLNPENADAKLELEKVVEAKKKV, from the coding sequence ATGCCCCAAAAAAGTTGTCTAATTGCGGTAAGCCTTTTACTATCTTTTGGTTTTGCTTTACCAACTGTCGCGCAACCGCCTGCAACAAATCCAGCTAAAGAGGTCGAAAAACCAGCAGCAAATCCCGCGGGCTTTGAAGAACATATGACTTTGGCCGCCGATCTATTCAAGAAAGAAAAAATTGAAGAGGCAATCAAGGAATTTGAAGCAGCTCTCGCCCTTGATCCAAATAATGTCGTAGTGGAAAACTGGCTCGGTTTTTGCCATCAGCAATTAGGGTTCAATTTGCAAAGACAAGACAAACAAGATCCAGCCGTTGCTGAATTTGAAAAGGCCATTCACAACTTTGAACGAGCAGTGGAACTCGATGATGATTATGCCGAAGGTCACAACAATTTGGCATCTGTTTATCAACAATTGTCGCGCAACGAGAAAGCCGAAGAGGAGTTCAAAAAGGCGCTCACCTTGAAGCCTGACTTCAAGGAAGCTCGCTTCAATTTAGCTTATGTATTGGCTCAGCTTAAGAAAAACGACGAGGCAATTGCTGAATTTCAAAAGGTAATTGCAGCCGATCCTAAATTTGCCGATGCTTATTATCAAGTCGGTTGTCTCTATCACAAGAAAAAGGACAACGCGAAAGCCGTTGAGTTTTATAATAAATGCTTGGAATTAGACTCCAAAAATGCCGCAGCTATAACCAAATTGGGCGTTATTGAATTACAGGCAGGCAATAAGGAAAAAGCCTTTGCCCAATTCGCTCAGGCCCTTTCAATTGATCCTAATTTCTACGAAGCTCACATAAACCAAGGCACCATCTACCTAGACAGCAACGACACATCTAAGGCACTGGAGAAACTTGCTAAGGCTTTAGAGATAAATCCTTATGATGATCAAGTGCATTTCCAACTAGGTAGGCTCTTTTTCCGCCAGCAGCGATTCAAAGACGCCATTGATCAACTCAATCAAGCAATTTATCTCAACCCGGAAAACGCCGATGCCAAACTAGAACTGGAAAAGGTAGTTGAGGCAAAGAAGAAGGTCTAA
- the ispF gene encoding 2-C-methyl-D-erythritol 2,4-cyclodiphosphate synthase: protein MRIGNGFDIHRLVEGRKLILGGVEIPHDKGVEGHSDGDALTHAVIDALLGASAQGNIGTWFSPTDPNIKGISSFEMLAAVVAKLGELNYSITNVDTVVICEKPKLSPHYEEMRRGLAGVLKIDIDQVSVKATTAERLGPIGQGEAIAVQAVALIEKSN from the coding sequence ATGCGTATTGGCAATGGCTTTGATATTCATCGCCTTGTTGAAGGGCGCAAGCTGATATTGGGCGGTGTGGAAATCCCTCACGACAAGGGAGTCGAAGGACATTCTGACGGTGACGCTCTAACTCATGCGGTAATAGATGCGCTATTAGGTGCCTCTGCTCAAGGAAATATCGGCACCTGGTTTTCACCTACGGATCCAAATATAAAAGGCATCAGCAGCTTTGAAATGTTGGCCGCGGTTGTGGCAAAGTTGGGCGAACTGAATTATTCAATTACTAATGTCGACACTGTAGTAATTTGTGAAAAGCCGAAGCTGTCACCTCATTACGAGGAAATGCGCCGCGGACTAGCTGGTGTGTTGAAAATAGATATCGATCAAGTGAGTGTCAAAGCAACAACGGCAGAACGCTTAGGTCCTATTGGTCAAGGTGAGGCGATTGCTGTTCAAGCAGTTGCCCTCATCGAAAAATCTAATTGA
- a CDS encoding glycosyltransferase family 2 protein, whose protein sequence is MAVQDLVSIVIPNWNGKKFLTGCLDSLAKQTYKPLEVIVVDNGSHDGSVEFLQANYPDVKIARFDVNTGFSKAVNRGILESDGEFVVLMNNDTTCEDTWISELVKAIKQHPEAGSAGCKMLAYDDHRILDGAGDGYRRGGLPGRIGHREFDNGQFDTARYILGACGGAALYRRSLFDDIGLFDEDYFAYLEDVDMGLRAQNAGYKCIYVPSAIIYHLGCGTTGSGYSPLVVKLSARNNWNTIIKNIPGKLLWKFMPQILYWQTYYLAVVTIRGGQVLPYFLGSLQSLMLLPKMLKKRKEIKSKRRVPVAYLEQIIVQSEHDLKESRARLIQQEAKLAHSR, encoded by the coding sequence ATGGCTGTCCAGGATCTTGTCAGCATTGTTATACCGAATTGGAACGGCAAGAAATTTCTTACCGGCTGTCTCGATTCGCTTGCCAAACAAACGTACAAGCCTCTAGAAGTGATTGTCGTGGACAACGGCTCACATGACGGCTCTGTAGAATTTCTGCAAGCAAATTATCCCGATGTAAAAATTGCCCGCTTTGATGTGAACACAGGTTTCAGCAAAGCAGTCAACAGAGGCATTTTGGAATCAGATGGTGAATTTGTCGTTTTGATGAACAATGACACCACTTGCGAAGACACTTGGATATCCGAACTAGTAAAAGCAATCAAGCAACATCCGGAAGCCGGCTCTGCCGGATGCAAGATGTTGGCTTATGACGATCACCGCATTCTCGATGGCGCAGGAGACGGCTACAGGCGAGGCGGCCTTCCCGGACGCATCGGACACAGAGAGTTCGATAACGGGCAATTTGATACAGCTCGCTACATTTTAGGTGCGTGCGGTGGGGCAGCATTATATCGCCGCAGTCTATTTGACGACATTGGTCTTTTTGACGAAGACTACTTTGCCTATCTCGAAGATGTCGACATGGGATTGAGAGCGCAAAATGCCGGTTACAAGTGCATTTATGTGCCGTCGGCAATTATTTACCATCTCGGTTGCGGCACAACAGGCAGCGGCTATTCACCGCTTGTAGTAAAACTGTCCGCCCGCAACAACTGGAACACTATCATCAAAAACATTCCAGGCAAATTGCTCTGGAAGTTCATGCCGCAAATACTTTATTGGCAAACTTACTATTTGGCAGTAGTCACCATACGTGGCGGACAAGTGCTGCCATATTTCCTGGGCAGCCTGCAGTCACTTATGCTTTTGCCGAAAATGCTCAAAAAGCGCAAAGAAATAAAGTCCAAGCGCCGTGTGCCTGTCGCCTACCTTGAACAAATTATTGTGCAATCAGAGCACGACTTAAAAGAATCTCGCGCTCGTTTAATTCAGCAAGAAGCAAAGTTAGCGCATTCTAGATAA
- a CDS encoding M20/M25/M40 family metallo-hydrolase, with product MTVTTEINTTELNKFIDGIRPTFESSLKELVDIPSVSMDPNHKKDIEKAAQSAVKFLKSIGATAEVIPTDGNPVIYGEIIAGKQFPTVSVYNHIDVQPADADEWLKPPFDMQIENGVYRGRGTTDDKGPALTAMFAAKFAKEQNIPVNIKFIWELEEEIGSPSFEKFLNDNKEKLKTDSILISDTIWISRDRPAISYGLRGLQGVVVRLKTGKKDVHSGLVGGLARNPIGELAKLIAECYDAETGEVKIPGFYDDVNRASDTEQDNFVNSGFSTDEFKRAHELTSVRKTKDMKEAAERIWAMPTFEVHGIVGGYSGPGVKTIVPHQAEAKISMRLVKNQDPTKMLALLTKFVTQKCPDAEVIAEGSLRPYLGEFSGPFNKAASEAMKFAFGKEPAFTREGGSIGAVVSMNDILGVPITFLGLSLPEHGYHAINENYDWQQASGGMKMFVKYFSLVSQIK from the coding sequence ATGACCGTTACGACAGAAATCAATACCACCGAGCTCAACAAATTTATCGATGGTATTCGTCCGACATTTGAATCTTCGCTTAAAGAATTAGTGGATATCCCAAGTGTCTCAATGGATCCAAACCACAAGAAAGACATCGAGAAAGCAGCACAATCAGCTGTAAAGTTTCTCAAATCAATCGGGGCAACAGCTGAAGTAATCCCAACGGACGGCAATCCGGTTATTTATGGCGAAATTATCGCCGGCAAACAATTCCCCACAGTATCTGTCTATAACCACATCGATGTGCAACCTGCTGACGCCGACGAGTGGCTGAAGCCTCCTTTTGATATGCAAATTGAAAATGGTGTTTATCGCGGACGCGGCACAACCGATGATAAGGGACCGGCACTAACAGCCATGTTTGCCGCTAAGTTCGCCAAAGAGCAAAATATTCCGGTGAATATCAAATTCATCTGGGAATTGGAAGAAGAAATTGGCAGCCCATCTTTTGAAAAATTCTTGAACGACAACAAAGAGAAACTCAAGACGGATTCGATTTTAATTTCCGACACTATTTGGATTTCACGCGATCGTCCGGCTATTTCATACGGACTAAGAGGACTGCAAGGTGTTGTCGTTCGCCTGAAAACAGGTAAGAAAGATGTTCACTCAGGACTTGTCGGCGGACTAGCACGCAATCCAATTGGCGAATTGGCTAAACTCATTGCCGAATGTTATGACGCAGAAACAGGCGAAGTGAAAATTCCCGGCTTCTACGACGATGTAAATCGGGCTTCCGACACCGAGCAAGACAACTTCGTTAATTCCGGTTTTTCCACCGATGAGTTCAAGCGTGCTCATGAACTGACTTCTGTACGCAAGACCAAAGACATGAAAGAAGCTGCTGAACGTATTTGGGCGATGCCCACTTTTGAAGTGCACGGAATAGTCGGCGGCTACTCTGGACCGGGCGTCAAGACAATAGTGCCCCATCAAGCAGAAGCAAAAATAAGCATGCGTCTTGTGAAAAACCAAGATCCCACTAAGATGCTAGCTTTGCTCACCAAATTCGTAACGCAAAAATGCCCTGATGCGGAAGTTATTGCTGAAGGATCATTGCGTCCATATCTCGGTGAGTTCAGCGGACCATTTAACAAAGCGGCTTCTGAAGCAATGAAATTCGCCTTTGGCAAAGAACCGGCATTCACCCGCGAGGGCGGTTCAATTGGAGCAGTCGTAAGCATGAACGACATTCTCGGTGTACCGATTACATTCTTGGGATTGTCGCTGCCGGAACACGGGTACCACGCCATTAACGAAAACTACGATTGGCAACAAGCCTCAGGCGGCATGAAAATGTTCGTCAAATACTTTTCGCTCGTTTCACAAATCAAATAG
- a CDS encoding rod shape-determining protein: MFKRHFCRAVGIDLGTANTLIYVDNQGIVLREPSVVAVDDETRVVLAVGEEARAMIGRTPQGIKATRPLRDGVIADFKYARLMLEKFIERVIGKQTFMKPDIAIGVPSGVTGVERRAVRDAAYNARAGQVYLPEEPMAAAIGAALPVTEPTGSMIVDIGGGTTEVAVISLSGIVVNESIRVAGDELNESIIQYMKKVHSLAIGERTAEEIKFRLGSAFKSGENDRYEVRGLNLINGLPRTVTISRGEVREALSEPLVSIVEAIKRTLERTPPELAADIFNRGIVLSGGGALLQGLDELITNETEVPVFVADDPLSCVAIGTGKMLFDPTYRRVLEQSASEN; the protein is encoded by the coding sequence ATGTTTAAACGCCATTTTTGTCGCGCTGTAGGAATAGACCTCGGTACCGCTAACACTTTGATTTATGTTGACAATCAAGGCATTGTTCTTCGTGAACCATCAGTGGTTGCCGTTGACGATGAAACAAGAGTTGTTCTGGCAGTAGGCGAGGAAGCCAGAGCAATGATCGGACGAACACCTCAGGGCATTAAGGCTACGCGTCCACTGCGTGACGGTGTCATCGCCGATTTCAAATACGCTCGCTTGATGCTCGAGAAATTTATCGAACGCGTCATCGGCAAACAGACTTTTATGAAGCCCGATATCGCCATCGGCGTTCCGTCCGGCGTGACAGGTGTTGAGCGTCGAGCCGTCAGAGATGCAGCTTACAACGCAAGAGCCGGACAAGTTTATCTTCCTGAAGAACCAATGGCTGCCGCTATCGGAGCGGCGCTGCCTGTAACGGAGCCGACAGGCTCAATGATTGTCGATATTGGCGGCGGCACAACCGAGGTTGCTGTCATCTCCTTATCTGGAATTGTCGTCAACGAATCAATTAGAGTTGCCGGGGACGAATTGAATGAGTCAATCATTCAATATATGAAGAAGGTTCACAGCCTGGCAATTGGGGAAAGAACTGCCGAGGAAATTAAGTTCCGTCTCGGCTCAGCTTTCAAATCCGGCGAAAACGATCGCTATGAAGTGCGCGGCTTGAACTTAATAAACGGCTTACCACGGACAGTAACAATTAGCCGTGGCGAAGTACGCGAAGCTTTATCCGAGCCGCTCGTTTCAATCGTTGAAGCTATTAAGAGAACTCTTGAGAGAACTCCACCGGAACTAGCTGCCGACATTTTCAATCGCGGTATTGTTTTATCCGGCGGCGGAGCGCTTCTGCAAGGCTTGGATGAATTAATCACCAATGAAACAGAAGTACCTGTATTTGTCGCCGACGATCCATTGTCGTGTGTGGCAATAGGCACGGGCAAAATGTTGTTCGATCCGACTTACAGGCGCGTATTAGAGCAGTCTGCTAGCGAGAACTAA
- a CDS encoding acetyl-CoA carboxylase biotin carboxylase subunit codes for MLFSKVLIANRGEIAVRVITALREMGIKAVSIYSAPDKPSRHVSLADESYELTGPPNKVYLDGNQIIEIAKKSGAQAIHPGYGFLAENAEFAESCAKAGITFIGPKPDVIRRMGSKVESRRVMEAAGVPVVPGTLNPVSTVEAVKELGVQYGYPLAIKASAGGGGRGLRVVRKEEEIESALAGAQREGTSYFGSGEVYVEKYLDKPRHIEIQILGDNQGNVVHLFERDCSSQRRHQKLLEESPGVHLPLALKHRMFDAGIAGAKALGYTSAGTIECLVFGDEFYFLEVNTRVQVEHPITEMITGVDIVKEQIRIAAGEPISFKQSDITARGHAIECRINAEDPFKQFMPSPGKITNWKEPRGSWVRVDSACYSGYEIQPFYDSLLAKLIVWGRTRDEAIARTKLALKDFVIEGVATTIPFHLLLLEDKNFVEGKIDTMFVERDFKKTLTERAADFPKPVASPAQPKGTSLAPADNAQVKRVGPRSFEVNVNERTFTVAVTELVEGKTAISAPAVSSTQSAPAIKAETNGHSGNVRAEMHGLVKEIFVKEGQQVSVGQKLVLFEAMKMESEVLAKKAGTVKTIKVKAGETVEGAAVMLVVGDS; via the coding sequence ATGTTATTTTCGAAGGTTCTGATCGCTAACCGGGGTGAAATTGCCGTTCGGGTAATTACAGCATTGCGTGAGATGGGGATAAAGGCGGTTTCTATTTATTCAGCGCCTGATAAGCCATCAAGGCATGTTTCATTGGCTGATGAGTCATATGAACTCACAGGACCACCCAATAAGGTTTATCTGGATGGAAATCAAATTATTGAGATTGCCAAAAAATCGGGCGCCCAGGCCATTCACCCAGGTTATGGATTTTTGGCTGAGAATGCTGAGTTTGCTGAATCCTGTGCAAAAGCTGGAATTACCTTCATTGGACCAAAGCCTGATGTAATTCGTCGCATGGGTTCAAAAGTTGAATCACGTCGTGTGATGGAAGCAGCAGGAGTGCCTGTCGTGCCCGGTACATTGAATCCGGTTTCTACAGTTGAAGCTGTAAAAGAGCTCGGTGTTCAATACGGTTATCCTTTGGCAATTAAAGCCTCTGCCGGTGGCGGCGGACGCGGGTTGCGTGTTGTTCGCAAGGAAGAGGAAATTGAATCGGCATTGGCCGGCGCCCAAAGAGAAGGCACCAGCTATTTTGGCAGCGGCGAAGTCTATGTTGAGAAATACTTGGACAAACCTCGCCACATCGAAATTCAAATTCTGGGTGATAACCAAGGAAATGTCGTTCACTTGTTTGAGCGTGACTGCTCAAGTCAAAGACGTCATCAGAAATTGCTGGAAGAAAGTCCGGGTGTGCACTTACCTCTAGCACTGAAACATAGAATGTTCGATGCCGGTATTGCCGGTGCAAAAGCATTGGGTTACACTTCAGCCGGCACCATTGAATGCCTAGTCTTCGGTGACGAGTTTTATTTCCTGGAAGTAAACACCAGAGTACAAGTAGAACACCCGATTACGGAAATGATTACAGGCGTTGATATCGTCAAAGAACAAATTCGCATTGCAGCAGGCGAGCCAATTTCCTTTAAGCAAAGCGATATAACCGCTCGCGGACATGCAATTGAATGTCGTATCAACGCAGAAGATCCGTTCAAGCAATTCATGCCGTCGCCGGGAAAAATTACAAATTGGAAAGAGCCTCGTGGCTCTTGGGTGCGTGTTGATTCGGCTTGCTATTCGGGCTATGAAATTCAACCTTTCTATGATTCGCTTTTGGCTAAGCTCATTGTCTGGGGTCGGACCAGAGATGAAGCTATTGCTCGCACTAAACTTGCCTTAAAAGACTTTGTTATTGAAGGGGTCGCAACGACTATTCCTTTCCATTTGCTCTTACTTGAAGACAAGAATTTTGTGGAAGGCAAAATCGACACTATGTTTGTCGAGCGAGACTTCAAGAAAACCCTGACAGAGCGTGCCGCCGATTTTCCAAAACCTGTGGCTTCCCCTGCGCAACCTAAAGGGACTTCTTTGGCGCCGGCAGATAATGCGCAAGTCAAACGTGTTGGTCCACGCAGCTTTGAAGTGAATGTAAATGAACGCACATTTACTGTTGCTGTCACAGAATTGGTGGAAGGCAAAACAGCAATTTCTGCCCCAGCCGTAAGTTCAACCCAATCTGCACCGGCAATCAAAGCTGAGACTAACGGTCACTCCGGTAACGTGCGTGCCGAGATGCATGGACTTGTGAAAGAAATCTTTGTCAAAGAAGGGCAGCAAGTTTCAGTAGGGCAAAAGCTTGTTTTGTTTGAAGCAATGAAAATGGAGTCGGAAGTTCTTGCGAAGAAAGCCGGTACTGTTAAAACGATCAAAGTAAAAGCAGGCGAAACTGTTGAAGGCGCAGCTGTCATGCTTGTGGTTGGAGATTCATAG
- a CDS encoding 3-hydroxybutyryl-CoA dehydrogenase (converts (S)-3-hydroxybutanoyl-CoA to 3-acetoacetyl-CoA): protein MTFSHVFVAGAGLMGSGIAYLIASKTNARVNVYDIYPQSLERSKASIEKMGKGAVEKGFISQEQLADVMKRIKFSDSDKDAADCDLVIEAIAEDVEAKRELFEILDKTCKPSTIFASNTSSLPITTLASATKRRSLFIGMHFFSPAHIMKLVEIIPGLDTSTETIEKIRQFGQHLGKVLICSRDMPGFITTRLGLVLINEAAFALMEGLSSPEEIDLGMTLGYNHPMGPLALADFIGLDICQHILETLNEGFGDPKYRPCPLIKQLVSAGHLGRKTGRGFYEYNGK, encoded by the coding sequence ATGACCTTTTCGCACGTTTTTGTCGCCGGAGCCGGACTCATGGGTTCTGGTATCGCCTACCTCATTGCCAGCAAAACAAATGCACGCGTCAATGTATACGATATATATCCACAATCTCTTGAGCGCTCTAAAGCATCAATAGAGAAAATGGGCAAAGGCGCTGTCGAAAAAGGATTTATCAGCCAAGAGCAGCTGGCTGACGTCATGAAGCGGATCAAGTTCAGTGATTCCGACAAAGATGCTGCTGATTGTGACTTAGTTATTGAAGCAATTGCCGAAGATGTCGAAGCCAAAAGAGAACTCTTCGAAATTTTGGATAAGACTTGCAAGCCCTCAACAATTTTTGCCTCCAACACGTCTTCGCTGCCAATAACCACCCTGGCATCGGCAACCAAGCGCCGTAGTCTTTTCATCGGGATGCACTTCTTTTCGCCGGCGCACATCATGAAGTTGGTGGAAATTATTCCTGGACTGGATACATCGACTGAAACCATCGAAAAAATTCGCCAGTTCGGTCAACATCTAGGCAAAGTGCTCATCTGCTCGCGTGACATGCCTGGTTTCATCACCACACGCTTAGGACTAGTGCTTATCAACGAAGCAGCGTTTGCCCTGATGGAAGGCTTATCAAGTCCAGAAGAAATTGACCTGGGTATGACACTTGGCTACAACCACCCAATGGGTCCTTTGGCCTTAGCCGACTTCATCGGGCTGGATATTTGCCAACACATTTTAGAAACGCTAAACGAAGGTTTTGGCGATCCCAAATACCGTCCTTGCCCCCTAATAAAACAACTGGTATCGGCTGGTCATCTTGGTCGTAAAACCGGTCGTGGTTTCTATGAGTACAACGGTAAATAG
- a CDS encoding glycosyltransferase, with protein sequence MPDMTVRRQILIITLEPIAKQMAGPAIRAVELGKQLADEFDVILYSPRSTDLEGIEGAPSSVKLLAGLGKGKLYKVAEKADVIFVQANVLKTYPHLADLDKPIVVDLYDPYLLSILAEYADDPVTASSSYRLMHQVLKKHMLRADFCLCASERQRDYWLGRFCELGRMTPEMYKFDGSFRKLIDVVPFGLPANPAKKTGPGIKGQVAGINEDDFVLVWGGGIWQWFDPLTIIKAVAELSKTKKNLKLYFMGIKSPNPQVAQMPIVIEAKKLAAELGVLDKHVFFGDSWISYADRVNYLLDADVAVSAHYDLPETRFSFRTRILDYLWAGLPILTTGGDQLADLISQNSAGMALPYKDVKAWVNAIDALISSNDLRDKYSQGAKSLSQDFVWYKTVLPLKEFCRNPHRLPAHKPVKMPSVMERARAVYSRGGKDLVLKRSRAVLADLLKK encoded by the coding sequence ATGCCGGATATGACAGTGCGACGCCAAATTCTCATTATTACGCTCGAACCTATCGCCAAACAGATGGCAGGCCCTGCCATTCGGGCTGTCGAGCTAGGTAAGCAGTTGGCAGATGAATTTGATGTAATCCTTTATTCTCCAAGATCAACGGACTTGGAAGGCATTGAGGGCGCTCCGTCCAGCGTGAAACTTTTAGCTGGTCTGGGTAAAGGCAAGCTTTACAAGGTCGCGGAGAAAGCTGATGTTATTTTTGTTCAAGCAAATGTTCTGAAGACTTACCCGCATTTGGCAGACTTGGATAAACCAATTGTTGTAGATCTTTACGACCCTTATTTGCTCTCGATTTTAGCTGAGTATGCAGATGATCCTGTTACTGCTTCGTCCAGCTATCGACTGATGCATCAAGTCCTGAAAAAGCACATGCTCAGAGCGGACTTCTGTCTTTGCGCATCGGAGCGACAACGAGATTATTGGTTAGGTCGCTTCTGTGAACTTGGTCGCATGACACCCGAAATGTACAAATTCGACGGCAGTTTCCGCAAGCTAATTGATGTAGTGCCATTTGGATTGCCCGCAAATCCGGCTAAGAAAACAGGACCAGGTATTAAAGGACAGGTCGCTGGAATAAATGAAGACGACTTTGTTCTCGTCTGGGGTGGTGGCATATGGCAATGGTTTGATCCCTTGACCATAATTAAAGCAGTAGCAGAGCTGTCCAAGACCAAGAAGAATTTGAAGCTGTACTTCATGGGCATTAAGTCGCCCAACCCACAAGTTGCGCAAATGCCTATTGTGATTGAAGCAAAGAAATTGGCTGCAGAATTAGGAGTTCTGGACAAACACGTTTTCTTTGGTGACTCGTGGATTTCTTATGCCGACAGAGTCAATTATTTGCTGGACGCCGATGTTGCTGTTTCGGCTCACTATGATCTTCCGGAAACAAGATTTTCCTTCCGCACAAGAATTCTTGATTATCTCTGGGCTGGATTGCCAATTTTGACTACAGGCGGAGATCAATTGGCCGATCTCATTTCCCAAAATTCTGCCGGCATGGCACTGCCATACAAAGACGTCAAAGCTTGGGTCAATGCAATTGATGCACTAATTTCAAGTAACGACTTGCGCGATAAATATAGCCAGGGCGCAAAGTCGTTATCGCAGGACTTTGTATGGTATAAAACAGTCCTGCCACTCAAGGAATTCTGTCGCAATCCCCACAGATTGCCGGCGCACAAACCGGTTAAGATGCCTTCTGTTATGGAGCGTGCCCGCGCTGTCTATTCACGTGGCGGCAAGGATCTGGTACTCAAGCGTTCCAGAGCCGTTTTGGCTGACTTGCTAAAGAAGTAA
- a CDS encoding RNA chaperone Hfq, giving the protein MFVGGQEHKGPSVAEMQRLIREQAKVEFHLVNGDKLTGKIRWFDEYAFSLVADGQEPMTVLRQAVMAYRVVSETK; this is encoded by the coding sequence ATGTTTGTTGGCGGACAAGAGCACAAAGGCCCATCAGTGGCGGAAATGCAGCGTCTCATTCGCGAACAGGCAAAAGTAGAATTCCATCTTGTCAACGGCGACAAACTAACAGGCAAAATTCGTTGGTTTGATGAGTACGCATTTTCACTCGTTGCCGACGGGCAAGAACCGATGACGGTATTACGTCAGGCAGTCATGGCCTACAGAGTCGTCTCTGAGACGAAGTAA